The Devosia sp. MC521 genome has a segment encoding these proteins:
- a CDS encoding response regulator — protein MTTTVGQATILVADDDALITMNTVDLLAELGHIAIEAYSGAEALKLLEERADISVLMTDYSMPGITGIELAEAAQKLRPGLKVLLVTGYAELPHNQSSDLPRLEKPYQLDELDTILNKLLGREG, from the coding sequence ATGACGACGACTGTGGGGCAGGCTACAATTTTGGTGGCCGATGATGATGCATTGATCACCATGAATACGGTGGATCTGCTTGCCGAACTTGGGCACATCGCAATTGAGGCTTATTCTGGCGCCGAGGCGCTGAAGCTGCTCGAAGAACGCGCTGACATCAGTGTTCTGATGACAGACTATTCGATGCCCGGCATTACAGGCATCGAATTGGCGGAAGCCGCGCAAAAGCTCCGCCCGGGCCTGAAGGTTCTTTTGGTCACCGGTTATGCCGAGCTGCCGCACAACCAATCCAGCGATCTACCGCGCTTGGAAAAGCCCTACCAGCTCGACGAACTCGACACTATTCTCAATAAACTCTTGGGCCGCGAGGGCTAA